A part of Haloarchaeobius sp. HME9146 genomic DNA contains:
- a CDS encoding MaoC family dehydratase, with amino-acid sequence MEYFEDLDVGETREHGSYVVDEAEITDFGQQYDPQPFHTDPEAAEESLFGGLVASGWHTGSMTMRLLVEGIFPGTAALGAVGVDELRWPNPVRPGDELHVETEVLEKQADYRPGVGLVLSRVETKNQDDEVKQSFVGRVLYQQRE; translated from the coding sequence ATGGAGTATTTCGAGGACCTCGATGTCGGCGAGACCCGCGAGCACGGCAGCTACGTCGTCGACGAGGCGGAGATAACCGACTTCGGACAGCAGTACGACCCGCAGCCCTTCCATACCGACCCCGAGGCGGCCGAGGAGTCACTGTTCGGCGGGCTGGTCGCCAGCGGCTGGCACACCGGTTCGATGACGATGCGGCTGCTCGTCGAGGGCATCTTCCCCGGCACGGCCGCGCTGGGGGCGGTGGGAGTCGACGAGCTCCGGTGGCCCAACCCGGTTCGACCCGGCGACGAACTGCACGTCGAGACCGAGGTGCTGGAGAAACAGGCCGACTACCGGCCGGGCGTCGGCCTCGTCCTGAGCCGCGTCGAGACGAAGAATCAGGACGACGAGGTGAAACAGTCGTTCGTGGGGCGGGTGCTGTACCAGCAACGCGAGTAG